Part of the Sulfurovum sp. TSL6 genome, TTAACAGAGTTAGATTGTATTTACAATAAACTAGCGTTAACACAAGAACATGTTCAATGGTTAGAGACCTTACTGACCAAAGAGTGTTCAGTGAATGTGTAATGTTGTAAAGCTCTATACCCGTAAATACACTTGTAGTATAGTTTAGCTATACTCTCGACATTAATAGTAGGAGAGACAATGCCTTATGATTCAGTTGACAGACCTTCCATAGAGAGAATGGTACGTGAGTTTTATACTGATGTACTTCAAGATGATATCCTAGGTCCTATCTTCACTAAAGCTCTGGGAGATGATCTGACAAATGGTAAATGGTATGAACACCTTAACACCCTATATAATTTTTGGATGCAGATGATGACAGGCGAGTCTCCGTATCAGGGACACCCTTTTCCTCCGCATGCATTTATAGGACCGCTTTACCGTGAAACTTTTGAGCGTTGGTTAGAACTTTTTCACGCGACAGTCTATCGGCTCTTCGTTCCTGAGATCGCCGATAAGTTTTATAAAAAAGCCAACATTCTGGCAGAGCAGTTTATGGACAATCTTGGTATGAATGATGAAGACGAAGATGAAGAGTACTAATAAGTATCGATAAAGTGCTTATAAAAGCAAAAGAGATCATTAAAAAGGAGATACAATGAGTGAACAGGCAAAAATATTAGCAGAGATGCAAGAGATCATTATGACCATTTTAAAAAATGGATCGGCCTCAGAGGCGGAAGCTAATAGGATCGATGAACTTGAAGCCTTGTTACATGAGCAAAAGTGTTATAAAGAGATCGATCATGAAGAATATGAGTATCAAGGAGAAGAGATAGCAGGTCTTTTTGCTACTGACCATTCTATGGAAGCCATAGATAAAATGTGTGAGTGTGAAATTACACCTG contains:
- a CDS encoding group III truncated hemoglobin; the protein is MPYDSVDRPSIERMVREFYTDVLQDDILGPIFTKALGDDLTNGKWYEHLNTLYNFWMQMMTGESPYQGHPFPPHAFIGPLYRETFERWLELFHATVYRLFVPEIADKFYKKANILAEQFMDNLGMNDEDEDEEY